The Panicum virgatum strain AP13 chromosome 5K, P.virgatum_v5, whole genome shotgun sequence genome has a window encoding:
- the LOC120707276 gene encoding uncharacterized protein LOC120707276 isoform X2: protein MSRWRAAESTRSASAYRRAKLQQPLPPPLPTSSTMIALQPLRPVFLVWCTKSFVHEVVKARTRCAEATAARNKESWDLKSNAEKIEAAAKKKDEGNATFKMGKYAKASKRHEK, encoded by the exons ATGTCGAGGTGGCGCGCGGCCGAGTCCACGAGATCGGCGAGCGCCTACAGGAGGGCGAAGCTGCagcagccgctgccgccaccgctccCTACGAGCTCGACCATGATCGCTCTGCAGCCACTTCGGCCTGTCTTCCTAG TATGGTGTACTAAATCATTTGTCCATGAGGTGGTAAAAGCTCGGACAAGGTGTGCTGAAGCAACTGCAGCAAGG AACAAAGAATCATGGGATTTAAAGAGCAATGCTGAGAAGATTGAAGCAGCTGCcaagaagaaagatgaaggcAATGCTACGTTTAAGATGGGCAAGTACGCCAAGGCTTCCAAGAGACATGAGAAG TAG
- the LOC120707276 gene encoding uncharacterized protein LOC120707276 isoform X1: MSRWRAAESTRSASAYRRAKLQQPLPPPLPTSSTMIALQPLRPVFLVWCTKSFVHEVVKARTRCAEATAARNKESWDLKSNAEKIEAAAKKKDEGNATFKMGKYAKASKRHEKVYYLIILLLLPC; the protein is encoded by the exons ATGTCGAGGTGGCGCGCGGCCGAGTCCACGAGATCGGCGAGCGCCTACAGGAGGGCGAAGCTGCagcagccgctgccgccaccgctccCTACGAGCTCGACCATGATCGCTCTGCAGCCACTTCGGCCTGTCTTCCTAG TATGGTGTACTAAATCATTTGTCCATGAGGTGGTAAAAGCTCGGACAAGGTGTGCTGAAGCAACTGCAGCAAGG AACAAAGAATCATGGGATTTAAAGAGCAATGCTGAGAAGATTGAAGCAGCTGCcaagaagaaagatgaaggcAATGCTACGTTTAAGATGGGCAAGTACGCCAAGGCTTCCAAGAGACATGAGAAG GTATACTACCTGATTATATTGCTTTTGTTACCATGCTAA